Proteins found in one Clostridium kluyveri DSM 555 genomic segment:
- a CDS encoding thioesterase II family protein: MRKTRLFCIPYAGGSAIIYTRWKKYLNSSIELCPIELAGRGIRSSEPPFSDLKQVVEDVYSQIYYQINGGPYVLFGHSMGSLIVFELYHKIKNQNRSTPLHIFFSGRNAPNINKNTEFYKMSDIDFKKEILKYNAIPDIVFDNEIIYRYFMPILRADYRVIDSYKYIPKKMKISCQVTVLNGLDDVDIKFSELDKWNDLVQEECTFCNFSGGHFFINERMKEVVEVINDTIYKNTQNQ; this comes from the coding sequence ATGAGAAAAACAAGACTTTTTTGTATTCCGTATGCAGGTGGTTCAGCAATAATTTATACAAGATGGAAAAAGTATTTGAATAGTTCCATTGAACTTTGCCCCATAGAATTAGCTGGTAGAGGAATAAGGAGTAGTGAACCTCCGTTTAGTGATTTAAAGCAGGTTGTTGAGGATGTATATTCCCAAATATACTATCAGATCAATGGGGGCCCATATGTGCTATTTGGGCACAGTATGGGAAGCTTAATTGTTTTCGAATTATATCATAAAATTAAAAATCAGAATAGAAGTACTCCATTACATATATTTTTCTCTGGAAGAAACGCACCCAATATTAATAAAAATACTGAATTTTATAAAATGTCAGATATAGATTTTAAAAAAGAAATATTAAAATATAATGCCATACCAGACATAGTATTTGATAATGAAATCATATATAGATATTTTATGCCAATATTAAGAGCAGATTACAGGGTTATAGATAGTTATAAATATATACCTAAAAAAATGAAAATAAGTTGTCAAGTAACTGTGTTGAACGGGTTAGATGATGTAGATATAAAATTCAGTGAGCTTGATAAATGGAATGATCTTGTACAAGAAGAATGTACTTTTTGTAATTTTAGTGGAGGACATTTTTTTATTAATGAGAGAATGAAAGAAGTTGTGGAAGTAATTAATGATACTATTTACAAAAATACACAAAATCAATAA
- a CDS encoding 4'-phosphopantetheinyl transferase family protein: MVHIYGIQIKTFSNKKLLYSLMKLVSKNKRERIKKFMFQQDSLRCLFGALLSRYAICKISNYKNDELKFNVNSYNKPFLIKPNSLYFNTSHSGRWVVCAVANNPVGIDVEYIKSIDFDIAKTFFTKEEYINLMNQDIKNQKRYFYLMWTLKESYVKADGRGLSLPLNSFSIDIKNDEISIITNNKLNLCYFKKYYIDNLHISSVCSLSNNFCSEINEVTVYDLLETLS, translated from the coding sequence ATGGTACATATTTATGGAATTCAAATTAAAACATTTTCAAACAAAAAATTACTATATTCACTTATGAAACTAGTTTCTAAAAATAAAAGAGAACGAATAAAAAAATTTATGTTTCAACAAGATTCCCTAAGATGTTTGTTTGGAGCTTTACTTTCTCGATATGCTATATGCAAAATAAGCAACTATAAAAATGATGAACTTAAATTTAATGTAAATTCTTATAATAAGCCCTTTCTAATTAAACCAAATAGCTTGTATTTTAATACATCTCATTCTGGCAGATGGGTTGTTTGTGCTGTAGCAAACAACCCTGTGGGTATAGATGTTGAATATATTAAATCTATAGATTTTGATATAGCCAAAACATTCTTTACAAAAGAAGAATATATCAATCTTATGAATCAAGATATAAAAAATCAGAAAAGATACTTTTATTTGATGTGGACATTAAAAGAAAGTTATGTTAAAGCCGATGGCAGAGGTCTATCATTACCTTTAAATTCTTTTTCCATCGACATAAAAAACGATGAAATTTCCATTATTACCAATAACAAATTGAACTTATGTTATTTCAAAAAATATTATATTGATAATCTTCATATTTCTTCAGTTTGTTCATTAAGTAACAATTTCTGTAGTGAAATAAATGAAGTAACTGTTTATGATTTATTAGAAACATTAAGCTAA